CTTGTTAGTGGTTGGCACGGGGAGCCAAGCCCCCTACCAAATCATGGCGCAGCTGTGCGTTTTACCCAAGGTGACGCAAGTGCTCCTGGCTAATCCACGCGACGCAAAGAAGGCCCAGGCGGCCGCAGCCCAAATGCCAATGACTTTAGAGAAATTGTTTAGCCAAACTATTAGGGCGACCAATTCGGCGACCAATTCAGTGGTTGCAGGCCTAATTGACCACCGGCTAAGCGAAGTTGAATTTACTGGGGTCACTGACTTACCAGCGGCCGTACAACGCTCCCGGGTAATCGTCACCGCCACCCCGTCGACTAAGCCGCTGATTCAAGCCGACTGGGTGCAACCGGGGACCCACCTCAACGCAATCGGCGCGGATATGGAAGGCAAGCAAGAACTCGACGCAAAACTATTTCAAGGGGCCCAGGCCTATACTGATGACGTACCCCAGGCAAGCGAGGTTGGCGAAATCCAAAATCCAATTAAGGCAGGCGTTATCAAACCAGAGCAAGTAGTTGAAATCGGCAACTCCCTGCTGGATCCGACCCTAGGGCGTCACGATGCGAATGCCATCACCATCTTTGACAGCACCGGAATTGCCTTGCAAGACTTAGCCGCCGCTAATTTAGCCTTCGTGCGGGCCAAAGAACAGGGCGTCGGCACTCAAGTAGACCTATAAGGAGGAGTACCATGAAGATTAAAGACTTTGGCGTGGAACAATGGATGAACGAATACGAAACGAAGGCCAAGTATAACCTGGGCGAAACCTGCGTTTCCTCGTTAAGCATCCGTGAATTGTGTGAACTGGTGGGTGTGGACGTTAATGACTTTGCTAAGCAGCTGGTTGATCGGCACCTGACTTATGGCGCCATTGAAGGGGCGGTCGAGCTAAAGGAAACAATTACCCGGCTCTACCAGAATTTGACGCCGGACGAGATCGTGACCGAACACGGGGCGATTGGAGCGAACAACTTGGTCTTAAACGCCTTGGTGGAACCCGGGGATGAGGTAATCGCCGTGACGCCGACTTACCAGCAACTCCAGTCCATCCCCGAAGCAATCGGGGCGACGGTTAAGTTACTACCGTTAAAGAGGGAAAACGGCTACCTCCCGGATGCTGAACAATTGCGGGGGTTAGTGAGTGACAAGACTAAACTAATCGTCTTGAATAACCCGGATAACCCCACCGGCGCCCTGATGAGCCAAGCAGGGCTCCAGACGATTGTGGACATCGCCAAGAGCGTTGACGCTTATGTATTGTGTGATGAAGTCTACCGGCACCTGACCCAAGAAGACGGGTACTCACCGTCAATTATCGACCTCTACGATAAGGGGATTTCGACCTCATCGTTTTCCAAGGTCTTTTCCCTCGCCGGGATTCGCTTAGGTTGGTTAGCGACCCACGACCAAGCGGTGATGAAGGCCTGCCTGTCCTACCGCGACTACGAAACGATTTCTTGTGGCCAGTTAGACGAAATGGTCGGTACCCTAGCCCTGAAAAACCAAGCAGTGCTCCTGGAGCGGAACCGGGGGATTGTCCGGGAGAACTTAAAGGTCTTAGAGGAATGGGTTCACCAACAACCACACATCACCTGGTTAAAGCCTAAGGCGGGGACCACGGCGCTTTTGTACTATGACTTTGACCTACCAAGCACCATCTTTTGTGACCGCCTAATGAAAGAGTACGAAACCCTACTGGTACCGGGGAGCTGCTTTGACATTGAGAATTCGCTGCGGATCGGCTACGCCTTTGAAACCACCCACCTGCGCGATGGGATGAATCAATTGGGGAAGTTCCTTGCTAAATTAGAACAGGAAGCAAGGTAAGGATGCACTCCTCTAATTATGAAAACCGCCTAGTCACTCCGTTGTAAGTGCCTAGACGGTTTACCAAAAATTGTAATTAATTACGTTGACAAAGTAAAACAAGAGAGTACTCTTATAACATAAGCTACTTAATGCTAGCTTACACGGCGACAACTCCACGAATAACACAAGCGATTGTGGACAAAGGGAAGTGGTCAAAATGTATGAAGCATTGTTGCATGTAGCAACCTTGTTTAGCCTGATGAGCGGCGGCGTTCTTGCGGTGGTATCAACGATTGATAAGTTGTACGACCTAAAAGAAAAAGCCCACAAGCGACCGGGCGATCACAAGGGGCAATAAGTAAGTAGCTTATGAGTTAAAGGCTGGGTGTTGCACCACCTAGCCTTTTGCTACAGTTACTTTATCACGAAAGGGAACAGGTGGCAAACGATGAGATGGATTATTTTAATTGCTTTGTTTGCATTGGACGTTGGTATCGTATGGTTAATCGTTCGCAAGGTTAAGTCCATTCTTGCTAAGAGAAAAGGGCGGCGTTCATAATGCCAAGACCTAAGACGTTATCTGATAAGCAACGAGAAGACCACGCTAAAAAGAGTCGTGATCGTTGGAATGCTGCCAACCGTGATAAGGGCTATCGCTACCAAAAGAAATCACGTGCTAAAAGCTTTATCAAAAAAGACGCATCGCTTGAAGAACTTCAGGAGCTCCGAAGTTTGATTGATGATCGGATTACAGAAATGAGGGACTAGTCATTATATTGGCTAGTCTTTTTTTACTACTTAAATGGTCCTTGCAAACCTGGACCGACCTCAAAAACAACGTTAATGAGTCGCTGGTGAGCCGTAATAATGGTCAGTCAGCCGTGACCAAAGCCTACCGGCAGATCTTAACGGAGTCGACCACCGCTACTGTCACCGGTTTGATGACCCACGAGGACGCCGTCCAGGCAGCCATGTACCGGGTGGTTGATAAAGGACTGCCGACCACGTTGATCGATAAGGCGGGGCGCAACTGGAGCATTGAAGGTTACACACGGATGGTGGTCAACACGACCGTCAACCGGGCATTTAACGAGGTTCGCCTGCAACGGATGAAAGACTTCGACATGCACTTAGCCTTGATGTCGTCACATCCCAACAGCCGGCCAGCGTGTGCACCAATTCAGGGCCACGTGGTTAACTTAGTTTCGCCGAGTGATCCGGACTTTGACCCACACTACG
The nucleotide sequence above comes from Limosilactobacillus fermentum. Encoded proteins:
- a CDS encoding aminotransferase, which gives rise to MKIKDFGVEQWMNEYETKAKYNLGETCVSSLSIRELCELVGVDVNDFAKQLVDRHLTYGAIEGAVELKETITRLYQNLTPDEIVTEHGAIGANNLVLNALVEPGDEVIAVTPTYQQLQSIPEAIGATVKLLPLKRENGYLPDAEQLRGLVSDKTKLIVLNNPDNPTGALMSQAGLQTIVDIAKSVDAYVLCDEVYRHLTQEDGYSPSIIDLYDKGISTSSFSKVFSLAGIRLGWLATHDQAVMKACLSYRDYETISCGQLDEMVGTLALKNQAVLLERNRGIVRENLKVLEEWVHQQPHITWLKPKAGTTALLYYDFDLPSTIFCDRLMKEYETLLVPGSCFDIENSLRIGYAFETTHLRDGMNQLGKFLAKLEQEAR
- a CDS encoding ornithine cyclodeaminase family protein; protein product: MTQVTMLSASQISHLLDMPAVIDAVADAYKEKVNHPATLWPMVYEQLGGEADMDIRSGVLASKHVFGSKLLAWFGENAKRGLPELNGLVNLYSSDTGEPVAVLNATALTGFRTGAAGAVASRLLANPDATTLLVVGTGSQAPYQIMAQLCVLPKVTQVLLANPRDAKKAQAAAAQMPMTLEKLFSQTIRATNSATNSVVAGLIDHRLSEVEFTGVTDLPAAVQRSRVIVTATPSTKPLIQADWVQPGTHLNAIGADMEGKQELDAKLFQGAQAYTDDVPQASEVGEIQNPIKAGVIKPEQVVEIGNSLLDPTLGRHDANAITIFDSTGIALQDLAAANLAFVRAKEQGVGTQVDL